In the genome of Hymenobacter taeanensis, one region contains:
- a CDS encoding LysR family transcriptional regulator — protein sequence MLSHPHEIFLEVARQLSFTKAGQTLFLSQSAVSKQVKALEEHYKTGLFERLGNSVVLTPAGELLYRKLLVAKQLQHELHQEFTELSPDFSPQVHMVIGASTTISLYVIPPVLSAYLSQYPNTQLTLKNRNSENILKALLDHEIDLGIIEGIHKVSNVTYTPLLTDEVVAVCSGRNPLYRQELEARDLLRVPVALREAGSGTLAVLEEALAEKQIKATDLPVKVRLGGTEALKNFVRVDTCLAFLPRQAVMKELASGELMEVRVRDLNLVRHFDFVQRKGTENNVPYKDFVQFARRYYSRKE from the coding sequence ATGCTTTCCCACCCACACGAAATATTTCTGGAAGTGGCTCGCCAGCTCAGCTTTACCAAGGCGGGGCAAACGCTGTTCCTGAGCCAGTCGGCGGTGAGCAAGCAGGTGAAGGCGCTGGAAGAACACTATAAAACTGGCCTGTTTGAGCGCCTCGGCAACAGCGTGGTGCTTACGCCAGCCGGTGAGCTGCTCTACCGCAAGCTGCTGGTAGCAAAGCAGCTGCAGCATGAGCTGCACCAGGAGTTTACGGAGCTCAGCCCCGACTTCTCACCCCAGGTGCACATGGTTATCGGGGCCAGCACTACCATCTCGCTCTACGTGATTCCGCCGGTGCTATCTGCTTACCTAAGTCAGTACCCAAACACCCAGCTCACGCTCAAAAACCGCAACTCCGAGAATATTCTGAAGGCCCTGCTGGACCATGAGATTGACCTCGGCATCATTGAGGGAATTCACAAAGTCAGTAACGTAACCTACACGCCGCTGCTCACCGATGAAGTAGTAGCCGTATGCTCGGGCCGCAACCCACTGTACCGGCAGGAGCTGGAGGCGCGGGACTTGCTGCGCGTGCCGGTAGCATTGCGCGAAGCTGGCTCCGGCACCCTGGCGGTGCTGGAAGAAGCCCTGGCCGAAAAGCAGATTAAGGCCACCGATTTGCCCGTGAAAGTGCGGCTGGGCGGCACTGAGGCGCTCAAAAACTTTGTGCGCGTAGATACGTGCCTGGCCTTCCTGCCCCGCCAGGCGGTGATGAAGGAGTTGGCCTCGGGGGAGCTAATGGAAGTACGCGTGCGGGACCTGAACCTGGTGCGGCACTTTGACTTTGTGCAGCGCAAGGGCACCGAGAACAATGTGCCCTACAAAGATTTCGTGCAGTTTGCCCGGCGCTATTATTCCAGAAAGGAATAG
- a CDS encoding threonine synthase, whose amino-acid sequence MQTLLDTQTRLQDLHCAACDTPYSAFQLQRVSACCGQPLVAHYDLHEPLTRATGIERAENSMWRYRSLLPLLDDANRVSLGEGWTPILPLQRLASRYGLRDLRLKDEGLNPTGSFKARGLSMAISKAKELGVTGCIIPTAGNAGVAMAAYCARAGMRAVVAMPSHTPKAFKEECYWYGAEVHLVDGLINDCAARVRELNADNSLLDVSTLKEPYRLEGKKTMGYELAEQLNWTLPDVLLYPAGGGTGLIGIWKALREMQALGWLPADAKLPRMVAVQSANCCPLVETRAGHQTNCHSYVGQPTIANGLAVPRPLGEPLMLQVLDESNGLAVAITDEQMLEGMRELARLEGMFVAPEGAAVWMAARQLLETGWLRPEEQILLLNTGSGQKYLDNVEGHY is encoded by the coding sequence ATGCAAACTCTCCTCGACACCCAAACTCGCCTGCAGGATCTGCACTGTGCCGCCTGCGATACGCCTTACTCGGCCTTCCAACTCCAGCGGGTATCCGCGTGCTGCGGGCAGCCATTGGTAGCCCACTACGATCTGCACGAGCCCCTGACCCGCGCAACGGGCATTGAGCGCGCCGAAAACTCCATGTGGCGCTACCGCTCCCTGCTGCCCCTGCTTGATGATGCCAACCGCGTAAGCCTGGGTGAAGGCTGGACGCCTATACTGCCACTCCAGCGCCTGGCCAGCCGCTACGGCCTGCGTGATTTGCGCCTGAAGGATGAGGGCCTGAACCCCACGGGGTCTTTCAAGGCCCGCGGACTGAGCATGGCTATATCGAAAGCCAAGGAGCTGGGCGTTACGGGCTGTATCATCCCGACGGCCGGTAACGCGGGCGTGGCCATGGCCGCCTACTGCGCCCGGGCCGGCATGCGGGCCGTGGTGGCCATGCCCAGCCACACGCCCAAAGCATTTAAAGAGGAGTGCTACTGGTACGGGGCCGAAGTACACCTGGTAGATGGCCTGATCAACGACTGCGCCGCCCGCGTGCGGGAACTCAACGCCGATAACAGCTTGCTGGATGTATCGACGTTGAAGGAACCTTACCGCCTGGAGGGCAAGAAAACAATGGGCTATGAGCTAGCCGAGCAGCTTAACTGGACGTTGCCCGACGTATTGCTCTACCCCGCTGGCGGCGGTACCGGCCTTATCGGCATCTGGAAAGCGCTGCGCGAAATGCAGGCCCTGGGCTGGCTTCCCGCCGACGCTAAGCTGCCCCGCATGGTAGCAGTACAGTCGGCCAATTGCTGTCCGTTGGTAGAAACCCGCGCCGGCCACCAAACCAACTGCCACAGCTACGTAGGCCAGCCCACCATTGCCAACGGCCTGGCGGTGCCCCGCCCCCTCGGTGAGCCACTGATGCTGCAGGTTCTCGATGAATCAAATGGTTTAGCCGTAGCCATCACCGACGAGCAGATGCTGGAAGGCATGCGGGAGCTGGCGCGCCTGGAAGGCATGTTTGTAGCGCCCGAAGGCGCTGCCGTTTGGATGGCAGCCCGTCAATTGCTGGAAACCGGCTGGCTGCGCCCCGAAGAGCAAATCCTGCTGCTCAATACCGGCTCCGGCCAGAAATACCTCGACAACGTGGAGGGGCATTATTAA
- a CDS encoding ammonium transporter, whose product MGYAKSALRPSYSLFTLIALLGLAILAAVAQVPHPAAAPGTLNAADVAWMLTATAFVLIMTPGLSFFYGGMVRPKNVISTMLQSFVALGVISVLFYFVGFSLCYGDSWHGLIGNPFTFAMLRNVGTAPNPAFAASIPFVLYFAFQLKFAIITPALITGSFAERVRFKGYLAFMVLFSLFIYCPLAHWTWHPEGFLHKWGVLDFAGGTVVHISAGVAALAGAMVLGRRSANLRPTSFSTPNVPYVLLGTGLLWFGWFGFNAGSALGANELAAVSFVNTNLASGAALMAWILVEIVRGGKPTAVGACTGAVVGLVAITPAAGYVDYGQSILIGVVGALVSHAAVHWQNSRTTIDDTLDVFPCHGLGGIVGMLLTGVFAANDGLFYGKTSLFGYHVLGLVIVVSYSFVGAWVLLKVTDRIFGLRVKLQEEELGLDLSQHEESTYHIDEAFERTYRREPEVLNA is encoded by the coding sequence ATGGGATATGCTAAATCAGCTCTCCGGCCTAGTTATAGTTTGTTCACACTGATTGCGCTGCTAGGCCTTGCTATTCTGGCGGCAGTGGCTCAGGTGCCCCACCCAGCCGCAGCCCCCGGTACGCTCAACGCTGCCGATGTAGCCTGGATGCTTACGGCCACCGCCTTTGTGCTGATCATGACGCCGGGCTTATCGTTCTTCTATGGCGGAATGGTACGGCCCAAGAATGTCATCAGTACTATGCTGCAGAGCTTTGTGGCGCTGGGCGTGATATCGGTGCTGTTTTACTTTGTGGGGTTCTCGCTTTGCTACGGCGACTCCTGGCACGGGCTCATTGGCAATCCTTTCACGTTTGCCATGCTGCGCAACGTGGGCACGGCCCCAAACCCGGCGTTTGCGGCCAGCATCCCGTTTGTGCTCTATTTCGCGTTTCAGCTCAAGTTTGCCATCATCACGCCGGCCCTCATCACGGGTTCTTTTGCTGAGCGGGTGCGCTTCAAAGGGTACCTGGCATTTATGGTGCTGTTTAGCCTGTTCATTTACTGTCCCCTGGCCCACTGGACCTGGCACCCCGAGGGCTTTCTGCATAAGTGGGGCGTGCTGGACTTTGCCGGCGGTACCGTAGTGCACATCTCGGCGGGTGTGGCTGCGCTGGCGGGCGCCATGGTGCTGGGGCGCCGCTCCGCTAATCTGCGTCCTACATCTTTTTCAACCCCCAACGTGCCCTACGTACTGCTGGGTACGGGGCTGCTGTGGTTTGGCTGGTTTGGATTCAATGCCGGCTCGGCGCTGGGCGCGAATGAGCTGGCAGCCGTGTCGTTTGTAAACACCAACCTGGCTTCCGGCGCTGCGCTCATGGCCTGGATTCTGGTAGAAATTGTGCGGGGCGGCAAGCCTACGGCCGTGGGGGCCTGCACGGGCGCGGTGGTAGGCTTGGTGGCCATTACGCCCGCCGCTGGCTACGTTGACTATGGCCAAAGCATTCTGATTGGGGTGGTGGGGGCTCTGGTAAGCCACGCCGCCGTGCACTGGCAAAACAGCCGCACCACCATTGATGACACCCTGGACGTGTTCCCCTGTCATGGCCTCGGGGGTATTGTAGGTATGCTGCTCACGGGCGTTTTCGCCGCCAACGATGGGTTGTTTTACGGCAAAACCAGCCTGTTTGGGTACCACGTGCTGGGCCTCGTGATTGTGGTGTCTTACTCCTTCGTGGGCGCCTGGGTGCTGCTGAAAGTTACCGACCGCATCTTTGGGCTGCGTGTGAAGCTGCAGGAAGAGGAACTGGGCCTCGACCTAAGCCAGCACGAAGAATCTACCTACCACATTGACGAGGCCTTTGAGCGCACGTACCGCCGCGAACCAGAGGTGTTAAACGCATAA
- a CDS encoding tetratricopeptide repeat protein, with protein sequence MEQPNWPDRILLLLRQGRAVQAEQELHRVLHDDPNDAHAHALMALALLEQTRAEEALTHAQTSVGLSPEHDFAYYLLSLTHQRLQHPAEAREAIEQALSLDPTDPNYHHTLGILRFTQGQWAAALRAAEMGLAYDPEHVDCLGLRARCLARLGRSDDAASSLSQALHYDPDDAGTHADAGWVALETGKHKEALEHFRNALRLAPTSEYARSGLVEALKARYWLYRAFLRFTVWSENLNGVTRRVLFVGLYILVRFVPLLLPLYLPLVFMSWFADPLFNGLLLLNPYGRHALSPEQRRQALGFGVVLVAATAAFTVSALAHQAWLGAIGLGLLAAIFPLMVTLRPRAPKRTQRWAMAATVALVLLGLLGGGLQLVAPDSQAHTGVMGLLFIIWLLFIWTMALS encoded by the coding sequence ATGGAACAACCCAACTGGCCCGACCGAATCTTACTACTGCTTCGCCAGGGCCGCGCCGTGCAGGCGGAGCAGGAACTGCACCGGGTATTGCACGACGACCCCAACGATGCCCATGCCCACGCCCTGATGGCGCTGGCCCTGTTGGAGCAAACCCGCGCAGAAGAGGCCCTTACGCACGCCCAAACTTCCGTAGGCCTCTCGCCGGAGCATGACTTTGCTTACTACCTGCTGAGTCTGACCCACCAGCGCCTGCAGCACCCTGCTGAGGCGCGCGAGGCCATTGAGCAAGCCCTTTCCCTCGACCCTACTGACCCCAACTACCACCATACGTTGGGCATTTTGCGCTTCACGCAGGGCCAGTGGGCCGCCGCCCTGCGCGCCGCCGAAATGGGCCTGGCCTACGACCCCGAGCACGTAGACTGCCTGGGGCTGCGGGCCCGCTGCCTCGCCCGCCTGGGCCGCTCCGATGATGCCGCCAGCTCCCTTTCCCAGGCCCTGCACTATGACCCCGATGATGCCGGCACCCACGCCGACGCCGGCTGGGTAGCACTGGAAACCGGTAAGCACAAAGAGGCGCTGGAGCATTTTCGGAACGCCCTGCGGCTGGCTCCTACCTCTGAGTACGCTCGCAGTGGCCTCGTTGAAGCCCTGAAGGCGCGCTACTGGCTGTACCGGGCCTTTCTGCGGTTCACAGTCTGGAGCGAAAACCTGAACGGGGTAACCCGGCGGGTGCTGTTCGTGGGCCTTTACATTCTGGTGCGCTTTGTGCCGCTCCTGCTGCCGCTGTATCTGCCGCTGGTATTTATGAGCTGGTTCGCCGATCCGTTATTCAATGGTTTGCTCCTGCTCAACCCCTATGGCCGCCATGCCCTCTCCCCTGAACAGCGCCGCCAAGCGCTGGGCTTTGGGGTAGTGCTGGTGGCCGCTACGGCGGCGTTTACGGTTTCGGCACTGGCCCACCAGGCTTGGCTGGGCGCCATAGGCCTGGGCTTGCTGGCGGCCATTTTCCCGCTGATGGTGACGCTGCGCCCCCGTGCCCCTAAACGGACGCAGCGCTGGGCAATGGCCGCTACAGTAGCCTTGGTGCTGCTAGGCCTGTTAGGAGGCGGACTGCAACTGGTTGCTCCGGATTCGCAGGCGCATACCGGCGTCATGGGTCTGCTGTTTATTATCTGGCTGCTGTTTATCTGGACGATGGCGCTGAGTTAA
- a CDS encoding tetratricopeptide repeat protein, protein MDHAATDRWQNAVRHLLHINRPEQAEQLVRRRLAHHPQEAYAHVLLALTILNQKGRLAEAIPVLQDAIALNPQSSDAQYFNSVALLRGGYSEEALQAIDEALRLHSWSATYLGHKAVILNTRDQPKKALEATTIGLQIHPGHDECLYQRILALQKRRKYKKATLVIAQLAYWHPDSALTHFLLGEDAMRAQELEKAEKHLREALRLHPTHTQTQRSLLHVKVQLGEQAYRQHQPMEANQHFLEAWQLSPGNEAVRSNLEQLAKESFWLKRQLLRLDAKSASIHEQIANHSNRATFQLFFILVPLVCLFCIPLILLSCYAAVQWRWHPTVRMLNKSSRKSFTERVLPIVALGATLIGLVVSICYWMAV, encoded by the coding sequence ATGGATCACGCTGCAACCGACCGCTGGCAGAACGCGGTGCGGCACTTGCTGCACATAAACCGGCCTGAGCAAGCGGAGCAGCTAGTACGGCGCCGGCTGGCGCATCACCCACAGGAAGCGTATGCGCATGTGCTATTAGCGCTAACTATACTGAATCAGAAGGGGCGCTTAGCGGAGGCTATTCCGGTGCTTCAGGATGCTATTGCGCTAAACCCTCAAAGCAGCGATGCACAGTATTTCAATAGTGTGGCACTGCTGCGCGGTGGGTATTCAGAGGAAGCTTTACAGGCAATTGACGAAGCACTGCGCTTACATAGCTGGAGTGCGACTTACTTGGGGCACAAGGCGGTTATACTAAACACCCGCGATCAGCCTAAAAAGGCGTTGGAGGCCACAACTATAGGCTTGCAAATACACCCAGGGCATGATGAATGCCTGTATCAACGCATCCTAGCCCTCCAAAAACGTAGAAAATATAAGAAAGCGACCCTCGTCATAGCCCAATTAGCCTACTGGCATCCTGATTCTGCCTTAACTCATTTCCTTTTAGGCGAAGATGCCATGCGAGCCCAGGAGCTTGAGAAGGCGGAAAAACACTTGCGAGAGGCGCTGCGGTTGCACCCCACTCACACGCAAACGCAGCGGAGTTTGCTGCACGTAAAGGTACAGCTCGGGGAGCAAGCGTATCGGCAGCATCAACCAATGGAAGCAAATCAACACTTTCTGGAGGCGTGGCAGCTCTCCCCAGGTAATGAGGCGGTTCGTAGTAACTTAGAGCAATTGGCCAAAGAAAGCTTCTGGCTGAAACGGCAGTTGCTACGCCTCGATGCAAAGTCGGCAAGTATACATGAGCAAATTGCCAACCATAGCAATAGGGCTACTTTTCAACTGTTCTTTATACTGGTTCCACTGGTTTGCCTGTTTTGCATTCCACTGATTCTGTTATCCTGCTACGCAGCCGTACAATGGCGCTGGCACCCTACGGTACGTATGCTCAATAAATCGTCGCGAAAAAGCTTTACCGAACGGGTTCTGCCAATAGTCGCACTTGGCGCCACTCTAATAGGTCTAGTGGTTTCTATTTGCTATTGGATGGCTGTATAG
- a CDS encoding ATP-binding protein, with protein sequence MALPPDPAAIQPLLEALAFSPDNLALRKHVAGLLLQSGRLPEAEELYRTGLRQAPQDADLQLGLAEAYAGLRKTSAAFVVVEELLAAQPEHARAHLLHARLLADTDQLPAAVEAYQTALAHNPTLEDADLAARLRGRAPAQGSAQGYPAAPDDLINEQALFGGLERPSINFSDVGGMESLKEEIRLKIIHPLQYPDLYKAYGKATGGGLLLYGPPGCGKTYLARATAGEVKASFIHVGINDILDMWLGNSERNLHQIFEQARLQAPCVLFFDEVDALAANRHDLRQSAGRTVINQFLSELDGATRSNEGVLIMAATNAPWQLDGAFRRPGRFDRILLVTPPDEPARAAVLELLLREKPVGQSVNLPKLAAQTAGYSGADLKAVVDVAIESCLRESMKAGKPLPLEQRPLQDAIGKVRPSTREWFATAKNYALYSNEGGLYDDILVYLGIKKPSA encoded by the coding sequence ATGGCCCTTCCCCCCGATCCTGCTGCTATTCAACCGTTATTAGAAGCCCTGGCTTTTTCACCCGATAACCTGGCGCTACGCAAGCACGTGGCGGGCTTGCTGCTGCAAAGCGGGCGCCTGCCCGAAGCGGAAGAGCTCTACCGCACCGGCCTACGCCAGGCCCCGCAGGATGCCGACCTGCAGCTTGGCCTGGCCGAGGCGTACGCTGGCCTGCGCAAAACCTCCGCGGCGTTTGTGGTGGTAGAAGAACTACTGGCAGCCCAGCCCGAACATGCCCGCGCCCACCTCCTCCATGCCCGCCTGCTGGCCGATACCGACCAGCTACCAGCCGCCGTTGAGGCCTACCAAACAGCCTTAGCCCACAACCCTACCCTGGAGGATGCCGACCTAGCCGCCCGCCTGCGCGGCCGGGCACCTGCTCAGGGCAGCGCACAAGGGTACCCTGCCGCCCCCGACGACCTCATCAATGAGCAAGCCCTGTTTGGTGGCCTGGAGCGGCCCAGCATCAACTTCTCAGATGTGGGCGGCATGGAAAGTCTGAAGGAGGAAATCCGCCTCAAGATCATTCATCCGCTGCAATACCCTGACCTGTACAAAGCCTATGGCAAAGCCACAGGCGGCGGACTGCTGCTCTATGGCCCGCCTGGCTGCGGCAAAACCTACTTAGCCCGCGCCACGGCCGGTGAGGTAAAAGCCTCGTTTATCCACGTTGGCATCAACGACATCCTGGATATGTGGCTGGGCAATAGTGAGCGAAACCTCCACCAGATATTCGAGCAGGCCCGTTTGCAGGCACCGTGCGTGTTGTTTTTTGACGAGGTAGATGCCCTGGCCGCCAACCGCCACGACCTGCGCCAGAGCGCCGGCCGCACCGTCATCAACCAGTTCCTCTCGGAGCTCGACGGTGCTACCCGCTCCAACGAAGGCGTGCTCATCATGGCCGCTACCAACGCGCCCTGGCAGCTCGATGGGGCCTTCCGCCGCCCCGGCCGCTTCGACCGCATTCTGCTGGTAACGCCCCCCGATGAGCCCGCCCGCGCCGCCGTGCTGGAGCTACTGCTGCGCGAGAAGCCCGTAGGCCAGTCGGTTAACCTGCCCAAGCTAGCCGCTCAAACTGCCGGCTACTCCGGCGCCGACTTAAAGGCTGTGGTAGATGTGGCCATTGAGAGCTGCCTGCGCGAGTCGATGAAGGCCGGCAAGCCGCTGCCACTGGAGCAGCGCCCCCTGCAGGATGCCATCGGGAAAGTGCGCCCCAGTACGCGCGAGTGGTTTGCCACAGCTAAAAATTACGCCCTTTACTCCAACGAAGGCGGCCTCTACGACGACATTTTGGTGTACCTCGGCATTAAAAAACCTTCGGCGTAA
- a CDS encoding ZIP family metal transporter encodes MHFPTWAVAGFWGLVSGSALLIGAAIGYFLHVPQRLVAAIMAFGSGVLISTLSLELMEEAYKKGGFDATAIGFVGGAAVYTFANWLLARQGAKHRKRSGDQQKHERAAVQSGEKAGADNGDDNGMALAIGALLDGIPESIVIGLSMLAGGAVSMVAVVAIFLSNLPEGLSSAAGMKKAGRSPQYVLLLWAGIMIISGISSLLGYTIFSGFSENTVAATMAVSAGAVLAMIADTMIPEAFEVAHNFTGLITVLGFLVSFVLSKMGS; translated from the coding sequence ATGCATTTTCCTACCTGGGCCGTGGCTGGCTTCTGGGGCCTGGTATCAGGCTCTGCTTTGCTGATTGGCGCGGCCATTGGCTACTTTCTGCACGTTCCGCAACGCCTAGTGGCCGCCATCATGGCATTTGGCAGCGGCGTGCTTATCTCCACCCTCTCCCTGGAGCTCATGGAAGAGGCCTACAAAAAAGGCGGCTTTGATGCTACGGCAATTGGGTTTGTGGGAGGCGCGGCAGTGTACACGTTTGCCAACTGGCTGCTGGCCCGCCAGGGCGCTAAGCACCGCAAACGCTCCGGCGACCAGCAAAAGCACGAACGCGCGGCGGTGCAGTCGGGTGAGAAAGCCGGAGCCGATAATGGTGACGACAACGGCATGGCCCTGGCAATTGGTGCCCTGCTCGATGGTATTCCAGAGAGCATTGTTATTGGCTTGAGCATGCTGGCCGGGGGCGCCGTGAGCATGGTAGCCGTGGTGGCCATCTTCCTCTCTAACCTGCCCGAAGGCCTTTCCAGCGCAGCGGGAATGAAAAAGGCCGGCCGCTCGCCGCAGTATGTGTTGCTGCTATGGGCCGGCATTATGATCATTTCGGGCATATCGTCTTTGCTGGGCTATACTATTTTCAGCGGCTTCTCGGAGAATACCGTGGCCGCAACCATGGCCGTTTCTGCCGGTGCGGTGCTGGCCATGATTGCCGACACCATGATTCCGGAAGCGTTTGAAGTTGCCCACAACTTCACGGGTCTGATCACAGTGCTAGGCTTCCTCGTATCCTTCGTGCTGAGTAAAATGGGAAGCTAA
- a CDS encoding DUF167 domain-containing protein: MPVLHLKAKPNAQANQLSVAPDGTITVRLKAPAQDGKANACLLAYLAEVFGVTKANLTLVSGHTAPFKKVDVAGLTEETYRATLERYQGA, translated from the coding sequence GTGCCAGTTCTTCACCTGAAAGCCAAGCCTAACGCCCAGGCCAACCAGCTCTCGGTAGCGCCCGATGGCACCATCACGGTGCGGTTGAAAGCGCCGGCGCAGGATGGCAAAGCCAATGCGTGTCTACTAGCCTACCTAGCTGAGGTGTTTGGGGTGACCAAAGCAAACCTTACGCTGGTTTCGGGCCACACGGCCCCGTTCAAGAAAGTAGACGTTGCGGGCCTGACCGAGGAAACGTATCGCGCTACGCTGGAGCGGTATCAGGGGGCCTAG
- a CDS encoding endonuclease III domain-containing protein translates to MKPAPTSPADLDARRELALWAHELLCAEYGAPFRFFSTKDPLSELISALLSHRTRNQDSHKAYQQLRARFDTWDAVRDAPTEEVQEAISPCTWPEQKAPRLQHVLREVGQRCGGPCNLEFLADMPIPEARAWLEALPGVGPKTSAAVLLFSNLRRPAMPVDSHHHRVAQRLGLIGPKVGEAAAHAQLEALLPPGWDAQLVYDHHEALMFHGQKCCYFHTPACGRCVLLERCPTGQARTNQSAAPALL, encoded by the coding sequence GTGAAGCCTGCCCCCACCTCCCCCGCCGATTTAGATGCCCGCCGCGAACTGGCCCTCTGGGCTCACGAGCTGCTGTGCGCTGAGTACGGGGCACCGTTCCGGTTTTTCAGCACCAAGGATCCGCTCAGTGAGCTGATCAGCGCCCTGCTCTCGCACCGCACCCGCAACCAGGACTCGCACAAAGCCTACCAGCAGCTGCGGGCGCGGTTTGACACCTGGGATGCCGTGCGCGATGCCCCCACTGAGGAGGTACAGGAAGCCATTAGCCCCTGCACCTGGCCTGAGCAGAAAGCCCCCCGCCTGCAACATGTGTTGCGCGAGGTAGGCCAGCGCTGCGGTGGCCCCTGCAACCTGGAGTTTCTGGCCGATATGCCTATTCCGGAAGCGCGGGCCTGGCTGGAGGCTCTGCCCGGCGTAGGGCCCAAAACCAGCGCCGCCGTACTACTCTTCAGCAATCTGCGCCGCCCGGCTATGCCCGTAGATAGCCACCACCACCGGGTGGCTCAGCGGCTGGGCTTAATTGGCCCCAAGGTAGGCGAGGCGGCGGCCCATGCGCAACTGGAAGCCTTGTTGCCGCCCGGTTGGGATGCCCAGCTCGTGTACGACCACCACGAGGCCCTTATGTTTCATGGGCAGAAGTGCTGCTATTTCCATACCCCCGCCTGTGGGCGGTGCGTGTTGCTGGAGCGCTGCCCCACTGGCCAGGCCCGCACCAACCAAAGCGCCGCGCCGGCGCTGTTGTAA
- a CDS encoding response regulator: MRSVLLVEDDFFDTMTAQKAFERFNVPHKLYTAFNGIEALDLLLGRNNVEPIRPLPEVILLDLNMPKMNGHEFLAELRSMPELSQIPVFITTTSGMDVDRLSAQNLGVSGYILKPLDFETSTDMVDSMNLLEQLLK, translated from the coding sequence ATGCGTTCCGTTCTGTTAGTTGAAGACGACTTTTTTGACACCATGACGGCCCAGAAAGCCTTCGAGCGTTTCAACGTGCCGCACAAGCTGTACACGGCTTTCAACGGTATTGAAGCGCTTGATTTGCTGCTGGGCCGCAACAATGTGGAGCCCATTCGGCCGCTGCCCGAAGTTATTCTGCTAGACCTGAACATGCCCAAAATGAATGGGCATGAGTTCTTGGCCGAGCTGCGCAGCATGCCTGAGCTAAGCCAGATTCCGGTGTTCATCACTACCACCTCGGGCATGGATGTAGACCGCCTCAGCGCGCAAAACCTGGGCGTAAGCGGCTACATTCTGAAGCCGCTTGATTTTGAAACCAGCACCGATATGGTTGACAGCATGAACCTGCTGGAGCAGCTGCTGAAATAG